The following is a genomic window from Canis lupus familiaris isolate Mischka breed German Shepherd chromosome 10, alternate assembly UU_Cfam_GSD_1.0, whole genome shotgun sequence.
aacaagggTATGAAAGAGTTGCTCAAGGTTGCAGTGCAGTGAAATGAGTGGAGCTATGGCTGCAATACTGTACATCCCATTCGGCTCCATGGCTGGGGCTCAACTACAGCAAGAAGGGAATGTTCATAAGGGTAAATGGCAGGTCGACTAGCCAAGCAACAAAAGACAGAAGCAAATGGTTCACAGTGTGTTCTGAGGAACACAGTTAAACAAATAGGAAAGAGAATTCTTACCATGAAATGTTTCAGCAAGGTTAACATCATTTTCACTGACATCACCCACACCAAAGTGTACTAATTGGAGTTCACACTCATGTGAAGCGTCATAGGTATTCATAATGTCCACAATGGCCTCAACGGAACCATCAACATCACCTAAATGCAGCAGAAGTTTAAAATGACTGGTTTTAAGAGGCATTAACAAACTCAAAAACGACACAAATCTATCTAAAGCCATAACAGGAATGCCATTTACCACTAAATCCACTTGGAATTAGGTTTAgcattataaatatctatttaatttaataaagtttaatGAACCGAACATACATTTACAACaaaatcagcaagaaaaatatttattaaaaacctcCCCCAGTgcaatgcctgagtggctcagtggctgaacatctgtctttggctcaggttgtgatcccagggtcctgggatcgagtaccgcatctgtctatgtctctgcctctctctctgtgtctgtcatgaataaataaagaaaatttttaaacaacaacaaaaaatctccCCCAGCGAGGGGTGTGCAAAAAGCTTGAAGGAGggcaaaggtacaaacttccagttataaaatgtgTGAGTCATGAGGATGTAACATACAGtctagtgactatagttaataacactaaATTACacatttgaaagttactaagagagtagatcttaaaagttctcatcacaagaaaaaaatgttttgtaattatgtatggtgatagatgttaactagacttaactgtggtggtcattttgcaatatatactaatatcaaatcattatgttgtatacctgacactcacataatattgtatgtcaattatacctcaattaaaaaaaaaaatctcccccggggcacctggttggcacagtcagttaagtgtcttgactcttggttttggctcaggtcatgatctcctgggatcatgggttgtgggatccagccctatgctgggctctgcgttcagtgcagagtctgctaaagtttctttctgcccctctccaacatgctctctctcaaaaaaaatcttaaaaaaaaaaaaagactccctctAAATGCCAAACTATTTTTAGCTTAAATTTAATGGCCCAAATTAATTGTgagaatgaagaaatatatatattccagaaatgagtgtaaagtaaaatttttccaaagtcaCCTTTAATAATTATAGGAAGTACAGGTgaatccctttcttctttctcttttggctttaaaagtttttgttcttttttttcttgatacttTAGAAATGATCTCTCCTTCCAGTGCAAAGTGCCATACTTCTCACGGGCTTTCTGATGTGCTTCTTGGTGTTCCTTTcgcttttcttctaatattttcagatcctctttatttttctcctgttcttgCTCATACTTCCTCCAGTCAACAACTGCACGTGCCCTTCCCTGTGAAGCCATTATTTAACTAGATAAAAACCAGTAACTTATAGGTTAAAAGCCTTGTGTTTTTCCCCAACTTTAGCTTTCTTAACTCATACATGAAGCTACTAATTCCATaaatttcaggaaatttttataaaactttaatcTGGGGATTTTGTGTATAACAGCtgatctaatttaaaaatattacctcaaatttaaaataattctatagcCAAATTCTAAAATGGCATTATTAGCCTCTCATAGGCCCTTATAGTCTACAACTATTTGTTAACATAAATATACTTACTTGGTATAACACTATAgattaatatttataatcattGAATCATATCTAATATATAGGAATTAAGCTTGATATACCTCAGATTCTACTTCAAGAATTTCATCTCCTGCAGAAGGGAGGTCTCTCCAGCCTACAATTCCCACTGGCATGCTGGGATAGGCCTCTTGGATTGGTTTTCCATTCTCATCAAACATTAAGCGTACTTTTGCCCAACTCTTTCCAGCAACCAGAATCGAGCCTTTCCTCAAAGTTCCTCTTTGAATTATAGCTGTAGTAACGggactaaaatgaaaataaacgtATATATTCTTACTGACAGAATCTAAGAACACTTTCTTAAGTAGAGCAAAGATCTTTATGagccttaaatatatataatatgtacacaAGGGCTAAGTTTCTCAAGCACTTTTTCACTACAGAAACATTTCTACTTAAttgccaaaaggtagaagcaaaccaaatgtctatcaattgaAGAACAGAGATAATgcagtatatacacacaatggaaaatcatgcaagctttaaaaaaaggaaagccctGTCATATGCTCCAACATGAATGACCTTAACtcaagaacattatgctaagtgaaataagccagcaaaaaggacaaacactgtatgattctattcataCGAAGTGtctaaagtagtcaaaatcatagaaaaagagaattgAAAGATAGTTGCTAAGGGTTGGGGGGAGGTAGGAGGGGAAATTAGGGTTTCATGGGTGTAAgggtttcagttttacaagattagaaagttctagagatcttttgtataacaatatgaatatattcaatACTATTGATCTATACACTTAAGAATGGAAGAatggttaaggtggtaaatttaatgttatgCTTCTTTTatcacacttttttaaaataggaaaaacagggatccctgggtggcgcagcggtttagcgcctgcctttggcccagggcgcgatcctggagacctgggatcaagtcccacgtcaggctccctgcatggagcctgcttctccctccgcctgtgtctctgcctctctctctctctctctgtgactaaataaataaaatcttaaaaaataaaataaaataaaataggaaaaacaaaaacgaGTTCTTACAAGCTAATGATAGTGAAGGCTGCAGATAGCTGCGTGTTCTGAGAGAATCCTAATCCTCTTTCTGTAACTCATTTGTTAAGCAGTGAAACGTTTTGCTGAtagggagaaaaattaaagaagagaagaGCAATGCAAAGACCttgctatatattatattaatgagTAAGGACATAAAGAATTTAGGAATCCTAAAATGCAAAAATTGCTATTTCATTCCAATTTGTTGGTCTATACGGCTTTATTTACCAATCCAGTAAAACCAGTGAGGAAAATATTCAAGCAAAGTGGACTACTCACCTCATCTAAGACTAGCAGATACATACAGATAGTTGCTATGGTCTACTGATAACTGCATTTTTGTGTTCTGTGTGCTAGTGCAATAAATCCTTTTCAAaacaaatgctttgaaaatactgttcatgtctaataataatatacaataaaaataatacttatttaatCAAgtcacaaaaacaacaaaaaaaattattaaaaagcaagCATTTTAACAGTCCTACCCTCTTCCTTTGTCTGTGAAAGATTCTATTACTGTTCCTTCTACTGGACCAGTGGGGTCTGCTTTCAATTCTAACATTTCTGCCAAAGCAATCGTTGCCTCTGCCAAAGCCATCAGATTATCAcccttcaacaacaacaaaaaggctttaatatacaataataaaatattatctgaaatttaaatatcaGGGTCAGAAAGCCAAATAATCCTTCACAGTTATATTATACTTTTCTCTTTAAGTATTAAAATTATGAATCATCCAATtagaaaggaagcaaggaaaggaggaagggagggaggaaggcaggaaagaacaaagcaaagaaaagcagaaaacctGATCCAGGGATAGGTCTATCAAGGAAGAAAAGCTATTTTATTAAAAGCATTGCCATTATTGGTACTTGTTAATACCCTTTCATAAAtacttcattcattctctctcctccatctgTCTCTGTAATTGTAtcttcttcctctcactttctTTACAATGCTACTTTGCATTTTAAGTTCTATATAACTGAAGGAGCTTTCAtatctattatttcatttgaccAACTTAAGAATGCTATAAAATAAGTAAACCAAACATTACTTactcttgtcaaataaataaggagAAAACATACAGACTAGACTCTAAGACACACTCTGTAATCACCGAGCTGTGCCACCTTGAAGAATCACTTCACCTCCCTCAACCTccttttctcaactgtaaaatgaggaaactagATTAGATGATTGTTTCACCTTTAATGATCTATGTTCACTATGCTTTCTAGGgctccaagatcacacagctgattAAGTAGTGATGGAACTGGAACTGATATGCAAGGGACTTTTCCATTCTCTGCGTCAGCTAAGAGATGGCTCAGTTGTCAGAGTATAAAACAATGGAGGCAAGTGTAAACAAAGCTGATGAAATACTCTACTCACTTATCCACTTATTACTAGTATCTATTTCAATTTACAAAATGCTGCTCTGAAAAGCAGAACTGGAGTATTTCTTTGCATCAAGGGTCCTCTATCTCTACTTGGAAAAAAAGGATTCATCTTACTTCCTGCCACTTCCTCCCAATTGCTTCCATTTCCCAGGAATCATCTCTGCCATGCCTCCAAGTTTGCCTAAGCAGCATCTCCTGATATCTGGGCAGAAAAGGTGATCGTCTTCAAATGTTTTAATCTTGTCATATAGCTTTCAGAGTGCAATGGCAATTGAGGTATAGTGGAAAGATAAAACAAGGTGGCATGTTAtgaatttcacagaaaaagagacaTGGCTTTACTATTGATGGAGGCATGATTGGTGAGCATTTTAGAGGTAACAAATTTAGGAAatctaaagataaaatgagaCTTAACAAGAGGGAGGTGGCCAAATATAGTACCATCCCTTCAGTGaatgatgaggaaaataaagtattatatattatGCATAAACCATGGAATATGGTAAGAATGGACAAAAAACGAAATTGTTACTTAGCAGCAAACTGCTTATAAGAGAACTGGAAAATGATGTCACAAAGCAGGtgtttttcaattaaaaagaatcagaaaagaaaaatgtcaatcAAAAAAGACAATTTCAATTAGAAAAGAATTGGtcatttgaaagaaaaggaatttaaaagaaaatggaattcacCATAAATAACCTAAAACCTACAGCAATCTAATTCATAAAAACACTGAATCAATCAATAACAAACTGAACTCAAAGGTTTTATCTTTGTATTAgtgaaatttttgtttaaatcctCATTAAATACCCTAAGAccttttctatgttttttcaCTATAAAAACAAGTACTTACTataaattagatttcatttctgCTTAAAACAGTCTTCAGCAGCTTACTATCACCCTATCCACATCATTTACCATTTGTTCCCATTCTTAAGTATCTCACAATAAGAAAAGCATTAGGTCTGGACTTGATCCCCCACTGTTCAGCTATCTAACCCTGGACTGGTGACTGACCTTTCTGAGCCTAATTTCTAATCTGCCAAACCAAGACAACGATACCAGCTTTGCCTAATactacaaagaatttttaaacaacagaaattatatGTATCAAAATGCTGTTTATGTGCACTACGTGCATTATATACAACAGGCCCATCTGAACTTATTAGCTCCTAAGTCATTTACCGTGACTGCAGAGATGTGCACTGCTTGGACATCGCCTCCATAATCCTCACACACCACATCATAAGCTAGCAgttctttcttcactttttcaGGATCAGCCTCAGCTTTGTCACATTTGTTTATGGCAAGTACAATAGGAACTGAAAGAGGTAAAATGAGTGCAGATGAGGACACCTTCAACTCCAGGTATTGACAATGGAAGGCATCAATCTTTTCTGGCTTTCTCTTTACTCAGTAGATGTACTAAACtaagagatcttaaaaaaaaaaaaaaaaaaaaaaaaaaaaaacctgctttagACACTCCCTACACTGCTTTCTGCACATAAAGGATTCTGGATGTGAAATGTCAAAACTATCATTATAAACAGATTTTGAGTTAAGAACAGATACCTAAGAtgataataaacaaacaaaacacaacattTTGAGTAAAGAAAGGCCTATCTTTAAACCTGCATGTAAGAT
Proteins encoded in this region:
- the MTIF2 gene encoding translation initiation factor IF-2, mitochondrial isoform X2 produces the protein MRARGAQVTDIVILVVAADDGVMKQTVESIQHARDAQVPIVLAINKCDKAEADPEKVKKELLAYDVVCEDYGGDVQAVHISAVTGDNLMALAEATIALAEMLELKADPTGPVEGTVIESFTDKGRGPVTTAIIQRGTLRKGSILVAGKSWAKVRLMFDENGKPIQEAYPSMPVGIVGWRDLPSAGDEILEVESEGRARAVVDWRKYEQEQEKNKEDLKILEEKRKEHQEAHQKAREKYGTLHWKERSFLKYQEKKEQKLLKPKEKEERDSPVLPIIIKGDVDGSVEAIVDIMNTYDASHECELQLVHFGVGDVSENDVNLAETFHGVIYGFNVNAGNVIQKSAAKKGVKIKLHKIIYRLIEDVQEELSFRLPCTVEENPIGEASILATFTVTEGKKKVPVAGCRVQKGQLEKQKKFKLIRNRDVIWKGSLTSLKHHKDDISVIKSGMDCGLSLSEEKIEFKVGDEIICYEEKEVPGKTSWDPGF